The proteins below are encoded in one region of Pseudomonas entomophila L48:
- a CDS encoding RluA family pseudouridine synthase, with translation MPLSNIQILHEDAAILVINKPTLLLSVPGRAEDNKDCLITRLQENGYPDALIVHRLDWETSGIILLARDADSHRELSRQFHDRETEKAYTALCWGQPALDSGSIDLPLRYDPPTKPRHVVDHEQGKHALTFWRIVERCGDYCRVELTPITGRSHQLRVHMLSIGHPLLGDRLYANPEALAAHERLCLHASMLSFTHPVSGERLKFECPAPF, from the coding sequence ATGCCGCTGTCGAACATCCAGATCCTTCATGAAGACGCCGCCATCCTGGTGATCAACAAGCCGACCCTGCTGTTGTCGGTGCCAGGCCGCGCCGAAGACAACAAGGACTGCCTGATCACCCGCCTGCAGGAAAACGGCTACCCCGACGCCCTGATCGTCCATCGCCTGGACTGGGAAACCTCGGGGATCATCCTGCTGGCCCGCGACGCCGACAGCCACCGCGAGCTGTCGCGCCAGTTCCACGACCGCGAGACGGAAAAGGCCTACACCGCGCTGTGCTGGGGCCAGCCGGCGCTGGACAGCGGCAGCATCGACCTGCCGCTGCGCTACGACCCGCCCACCAAGCCGCGCCATGTGGTCGACCACGAGCAGGGCAAGCACGCCCTGACCTTCTGGCGCATCGTCGAGCGCTGCGGCGACTATTGCCGGGTCGAGCTGACGCCGATCACCGGGCGCTCGCACCAGTTGCGCGTGCACATGCTGTCGATCGGGCATCCGCTGCTGGGGGATCGGCTGTACGCCAACCCCGAGGCGCTGGCGGCCCATGAGCGGCTGTGCCTGCATGCGTCGATGCTGAGCTTTACCCATCCAGTTTCTGGCGAACGCCTGAAATTCGAGTGCCCGGCACCGTTTTGA
- the minE gene encoding cell division topological specificity factor MinE encodes MNLFDFFRGRQKQTSASVAKERLQIIVAHERGQRSTPDYLPALQKELVEVIRKYVNIGNDDVQVALENQGSCSILELNITLPER; translated from the coding sequence ATGAACCTTTTTGACTTCTTTCGTGGCAGGCAGAAACAGACCAGCGCGTCGGTAGCGAAAGAGCGTCTACAGATCATCGTGGCGCACGAGCGCGGCCAGCGCAGCACCCCGGACTACCTGCCGGCTCTGCAGAAAGAGCTGGTCGAGGTGATCCGCAAGTACGTCAACATCGGCAACGACGACGTGCAGGTGGCGCTGGAGAACCAGGGCAGCTGCTCGATCCTCGAGCTGAACATCACCCTGCCTGAGCGCTGA
- the minD gene encoding septum site-determining protein MinD, with the protein MAKILVVTSGKGGVGKTTTSAAIGTGLALRGFKTVIVDFDVGLRNLDLIMGCERRVVYDFVNVVNGEANLQQALIKDKRLENLFVLAASQTRDKDALTQEGVEKVLMELKDQFDYVICDSPAGIEKGAHLAMYFADEAIVVTNPEVSSVRDSDRMLGILSSKSRRSENGEEPIKEHLLITRYHPERVEKGEMLSIADVEEILAIKLKGVIPESQAVLKASNQGIPVILDDQSDAGQAYSDTVDRLLGKEKPLRFIDVQKQGFFARLFGGK; encoded by the coding sequence TTGGCCAAGATTCTCGTCGTCACTTCCGGCAAGGGGGGTGTGGGCAAGACCACCACCAGCGCCGCCATCGGTACCGGCCTCGCACTGCGTGGCTTCAAGACGGTCATCGTCGACTTCGACGTCGGCCTGCGTAACCTCGACCTGATCATGGGCTGCGAGCGCCGCGTGGTGTACGACTTCGTCAACGTGGTCAACGGCGAAGCCAACCTGCAGCAGGCCCTGATCAAGGACAAGCGCCTGGAGAACCTGTTCGTGCTGGCCGCCAGCCAGACCCGCGACAAGGACGCCCTGACGCAAGAAGGCGTCGAGAAGGTGCTGATGGAGCTCAAGGACCAGTTCGACTACGTCATCTGCGACTCGCCGGCCGGTATCGAGAAAGGCGCGCACCTGGCGATGTACTTCGCCGACGAAGCCATCGTCGTGACCAACCCCGAAGTGTCTTCGGTCCGTGACTCCGACCGCATGCTGGGCATCCTGTCGAGCAAGTCGCGCCGCTCCGAGAACGGCGAAGAGCCGATCAAGGAACACCTGCTGATCACCCGTTACCACCCCGAGCGCGTCGAAAAGGGCGAAATGCTCAGCATCGCCGACGTCGAAGAGATCCTGGCGATCAAGCTCAAGGGTGTGATTCCCGAGTCGCAAGCCGTTCTCAAGGCCTCCAACCAAGGCATCCCGGTCATCCTTGACGACCAGAGCGATGCCGGCCAGGCGTACAGTGACACCGTCGACCGTCTGCTGGGCAAAGAGAAGCCCCTGCGGTTCATCGACGTGCAGAAGCAAGGATTCTTTGCGCGTCTGTTTGGAGGCAAGTAA
- the minC gene encoding septum site-determining protein MinC yields the protein MQTMSPNQTPDNTPVFQLKGSMLAITVLELARNDLESLDRQLAAKVAQAPNFFSNTPLVLALDKLPADEGAIDLPGLMRICRHHGLRTLAIRASRIEDIAAAIAIDLPVLPPSGARERPLEPEPEAKKPEPEPTPPPAPAEPEVRPTRIITSPVRGGQQIYAQGGDLVVTGSVSPGAELLADGNIHVYGAMRGRALAGIKGNTKARIFCQQMTAEMVSIAGQYKVCEDLRRDPLWGSGVQVSLSGDVLNITRL from the coding sequence ATGCAGACCATGAGCCCCAACCAGACACCCGACAACACCCCCGTGTTCCAGCTCAAGGGCAGCATGCTTGCCATCACCGTGCTGGAACTGGCGCGCAACGACCTCGAATCCCTCGACCGCCAACTGGCGGCGAAGGTGGCGCAGGCGCCGAATTTCTTCAGCAACACCCCGCTGGTGCTGGCCCTGGACAAGCTGCCCGCTGACGAAGGCGCCATCGACCTGCCCGGGCTGATGCGCATCTGCCGCCACCATGGCCTGCGTACCCTGGCGATCCGCGCCAGCCGCATCGAGGACATCGCCGCGGCGATCGCCATCGACCTGCCGGTGCTGCCACCGTCGGGCGCCCGCGAACGCCCGCTGGAACCCGAGCCGGAAGCGAAGAAACCCGAGCCAGAGCCCACCCCGCCCCCGGCCCCGGCCGAACCCGAGGTGCGCCCGACGCGGATCATCACCTCGCCCGTGCGCGGCGGCCAGCAGATCTACGCCCAGGGCGGCGACCTGGTGGTCACCGGCTCCGTCAGCCCGGGCGCGGAACTTCTCGCCGACGGCAACATCCATGTGTACGGCGCCATGCGCGGCCGTGCCCTGGCAGGGATCAAGGGCAATACCAAGGCCCGCATCTTCTGCCAGCAGATGACGGCGGAAATGGTTTCCATCGCCGGCCAGTACAAGGTCTGCGAAGACCTGCGTCGCGACCCGCTGTGGGGCTCGGGCGTACAAGTCAGCCTGTCCGGCGACGTGTTGAACATCACCCGTCTTTAA
- a CDS encoding lipid A biosynthesis lauroyl acyltransferase — protein MERPRFRPLYLHPRFWALWLGLGLLWLVAQLPYRALLGLGRALGAVMYRLAGERRSIAARNLELCFPELSGDERQRLLKENFASTGIAFFEMAMSWWWPKARLARLAHIEGIEHLQAAQREGEGAILMAVHFTTLEIGAALLGQVHTIDGMYREHGNAVFDFIQRRGRERHNLDSLAVERDDVRGMLKLLRKGRAIWYAPDQDYGIKQSIFVPLFGIQAATVTATSKFARLGKARVIPFTQKRLEDGSGYRLVVHPPLEGFPGETEEADCLRINQWVEGVLRECPEQYLWAHRRFKSRPEGEPRLYDKKAR, from the coding sequence ATGGAACGCCCGCGTTTTCGCCCCCTCTACCTTCACCCTCGATTCTGGGCCCTGTGGCTTGGCCTGGGCCTGCTGTGGCTGGTCGCCCAGCTGCCCTACCGCGCCCTGCTCGGGTTGGGGCGCGCCCTGGGCGCGGTGATGTACCGGTTGGCCGGCGAGCGCCGAAGCATTGCCGCGCGCAACCTTGAGTTGTGTTTCCCTGAGCTGTCCGGCGACGAACGGCAGCGTCTGCTCAAGGAAAACTTCGCCTCCACCGGTATCGCTTTCTTCGAGATGGCCATGAGCTGGTGGTGGCCAAAGGCCCGATTAGCGCGCCTGGCCCATATCGAGGGCATCGAGCACCTGCAAGCCGCCCAGCGCGAAGGCGAGGGGGCCATCCTCATGGCCGTGCATTTCACCACCCTGGAGATCGGCGCCGCATTGCTCGGCCAGGTCCACACCATCGACGGCATGTACCGCGAGCACGGCAACGCGGTGTTCGACTTCATCCAGCGCCGTGGCCGCGAGCGGCACAACCTCGACTCGCTGGCGGTGGAGCGCGACGACGTGCGCGGCATGCTCAAGCTGCTGCGCAAAGGGCGGGCGATCTGGTACGCCCCGGACCAGGACTACGGCATCAAGCAGAGCATCTTCGTGCCGCTGTTCGGCATCCAGGCGGCCACCGTCACCGCTACGTCCAAGTTCGCCCGGTTGGGCAAGGCCCGGGTGATTCCGTTCACCCAGAAGCGCCTGGAAGATGGCAGCGGCTATCGTCTGGTGGTGCACCCGCCGCTCGAAGGCTTCCCCGGTGAGACCGAAGAGGCCGATTGCCTGCGTATCAACCAGTGGGTCGAGGGTGTGTTGCGTGAGTGCCCCGAGCAATACCTGTGGGCGCACCGGCGCTTCAAGTCGCGGCCCGAAGGTGAGCCGCGGTTGTACGACAAGAAAGCACGCTGA
- a CDS encoding patatin-like phospholipase family protein: MTPTTGLILSGGGARAAYQVGVLAGIAELLPPGAPNPFPVIVGTSAGAINAVKLASGATRFAESVQHLTTFWQHFRSHQVVRSDWPGVIRQASRFVGHSLLGMGRHVPVALLDSRPLRALLHKHLDLDGIGHSLAANQLRAVAITAFGYESGQAVTFYQGRDTIEPWLRHRRIGMPTPLTIDHLLASSAIPLLFAPVRLGEEYFGDGAVRQSAPISPALHLGASRVLVVGVSGNPQRPAPPLPTQRVFSGQQPSLAQIGGHMLNSTFIDSLEDDIELLQRLNHLSHLLPAHLDTRRLGLAPIEVLVVAPSQPLDEIAARHRRELPAALRLFLRGPGATKTSGAGVLSYLLFEASYCSELIELGRKDALAKKRELTQFLGLAG, encoded by the coding sequence ATGACCCCCACCACTGGCTTGATCCTCTCTGGCGGCGGCGCCCGCGCCGCCTACCAGGTCGGCGTGCTCGCCGGCATCGCCGAGCTGCTGCCCCCTGGCGCCCCTAACCCGTTCCCGGTGATCGTCGGCACCTCCGCCGGCGCCATCAATGCCGTCAAGCTGGCCAGTGGCGCCACCCGCTTCGCCGAGTCGGTACAGCACCTGACCACCTTCTGGCAGCATTTTCGCAGCCATCAGGTGGTACGCAGTGACTGGCCGGGGGTCATCCGCCAGGCCAGCCGCTTCGTCGGGCACAGTCTGCTGGGGATGGGTCGCCATGTGCCGGTGGCGTTGCTCGACAGCCGTCCGTTGCGTGCCCTGTTGCACAAGCACCTCGACCTCGATGGCATCGGCCACTCCCTGGCGGCCAATCAGCTGCGCGCCGTTGCCATCACCGCCTTTGGCTACGAGTCGGGCCAGGCCGTGACCTTCTACCAGGGCCGCGACACCATTGAACCCTGGCTGCGCCACCGGCGCATCGGCATGCCCACGCCGCTGACCATCGACCATCTGCTGGCCAGTTCGGCGATCCCGCTGCTGTTCGCCCCAGTGCGGCTGGGCGAGGAGTACTTCGGCGATGGCGCGGTGCGTCAGTCGGCACCGATCAGCCCGGCGCTGCACCTGGGTGCCAGCCGCGTGCTGGTGGTGGGCGTCAGTGGCAACCCTCAGCGGCCAGCGCCGCCGTTGCCGACCCAGCGCGTGTTCAGCGGCCAGCAGCCGAGCCTGGCGCAGATTGGCGGCCACATGCTCAACAGCACCTTCATCGACAGCCTCGAGGATGACATCGAGCTGCTGCAGCGTCTCAACCACCTCAGCCACCTGTTGCCCGCGCACTTGGATACCCGGCGCCTGGGCCTGGCGCCGATCGAGGTGCTGGTGGTTGCGCCCAGCCAGCCGCTGGACGAGATCGCTGCCCGGCACCGGCGCGAGTTGCCGGCGGCGTTGCGCCTGTTCCTGCGCGGGCCGGGGGCGACCAAAACCAGTGGGGCGGGGGTGCTGAGCTATCTGTTGTTCGAGGCGAGCTATTGCAGCGAGCTGATCGAGCTGGGGCGCAAGGATGCGCTGGCGAAGAAGCGCGAGCTGACGCAGTTTCTGGGATTGGCGGGGTGA
- a CDS encoding MlaA family lipoprotein yields MVNRLLLVTALLASGCALAEETAPRASVVESETIGTLSAETDGFLDPLRELKFNPGLDQREFERSTLAALNVYDPLESMNRRIYHFNYRFDEWVFLPVVNGYRYVTPGFVRTGVSNFFSNLGDVPNLFNSVLQLKPKRSAEITARLMFNTIIGVGGLWDPATKMGLPKQKEDFGQTLGVYGVPEGPYIMLPILGPSNLRDTTGLVVDYVGERELNFLNMAEAAEEHPEITLLRVIDLRYTNNFRYGQTNSPFEYEKLRYVYTQARKLQIAE; encoded by the coding sequence GTGGTTAACAGACTGCTGCTCGTCACCGCCCTGCTCGCCAGCGGCTGCGCCCTGGCCGAGGAGACCGCGCCGCGTGCCAGCGTGGTCGAATCCGAAACCATCGGCACCCTCTCGGCGGAAACCGACGGTTTCCTCGACCCGCTGCGTGAACTGAAATTCAACCCGGGTCTGGACCAGCGCGAGTTCGAACGCTCGACCCTGGCCGCACTGAATGTGTACGACCCGCTGGAATCGATGAACCGGCGCATCTATCACTTCAACTACCGCTTCGACGAGTGGGTGTTCCTGCCGGTGGTCAATGGTTACCGCTACGTCACGCCAGGCTTCGTGCGTACCGGCGTCAGCAACTTCTTCAGCAACCTAGGGGATGTGCCCAACCTGTTCAACAGCGTGCTGCAGCTCAAGCCCAAGCGTTCGGCGGAAATCACCGCGCGGCTGATGTTCAACACGATCATTGGCGTGGGTGGATTGTGGGACCCGGCCACCAAGATGGGGTTGCCGAAACAGAAGGAGGACTTCGGCCAGACCCTCGGCGTCTATGGCGTGCCGGAAGGGCCGTACATCATGCTGCCGATCCTGGGGCCTTCGAACCTGCGCGACACCACCGGGCTGGTGGTGGACTACGTGGGCGAGCGGGAGCTCAACTTCCTCAACATGGCCGAGGCGGCCGAGGAGCACCCCGAGATCACCCTGCTGCGCGTGATCGACCTGCGCTACACCAACAACTTCCGCTACGGGCAGACCAACTCGCCGTTCGAGTACGAGAAGCTGCGCTACGTGTACACCCAGGCGCGCAAGTTGCAGATCGCCGAATAG
- a CDS encoding serine protein kinase PrkA: MLRPLRLAALLGGLLMAAAALARDIDAASYGYPLTNPFEATIATTPPDHRPTLPSDDDIDQADYSLTLRPEREFTLPDNFWSVKKLRYRLARQDHEAPLIFLIAGTGAPYSSSINEYLKKLFYQAGYHVVQLSSPTSWDFMSAASRFATPGVTSEDAKDLYRVMQAVRAQHPRLPISEYYLTGYSLGALDAAFVSKLDETRQSFKFKRVLLLNPPVNLYTSVTNLDKLVQTRVKGIDKSTTFYELMLEKLTRYFQDKGYIDLNDALLYDFQKSREHLSNEQMAMLIGTSFRFSAADIAFTSDLINRRGLIIPPKLPITEGSSLEPFFKRALQCDFDCYITEQVIPMWRARTDGNSVLQLIDQVSLYALEDYLRNSPKIAVMHNADDVILGPGDIGFLRRVFGDRLTLYPHGGHCGNLNYRVNSDAMLEFFRG, translated from the coding sequence ATGCTTCGACCTTTGCGCCTCGCCGCCCTGCTTGGCGGCCTGCTCATGGCTGCGGCCGCCCTGGCGCGGGACATCGACGCCGCGAGCTACGGCTACCCGTTGACCAACCCGTTCGAGGCGACCATCGCCACCACGCCGCCGGACCATCGCCCGACGCTGCCCAGCGACGACGACATCGACCAGGCCGACTACAGCCTCACGCTACGCCCCGAGCGCGAATTCACCCTGCCCGACAACTTCTGGTCGGTGAAGAAGCTGCGCTATCGCCTGGCCAGGCAAGATCACGAGGCACCGCTGATCTTCCTGATCGCTGGCACCGGCGCGCCCTATTCCAGCAGCATCAACGAGTACCTGAAGAAGCTGTTCTACCAGGCCGGCTACCACGTGGTGCAACTGTCCTCGCCCACCAGCTGGGACTTCATGAGCGCCGCCTCGCGCTTCGCCACCCCTGGGGTGACCAGCGAGGATGCAAAGGACCTGTACCGGGTCATGCAGGCGGTGCGCGCGCAGCACCCGCGCCTGCCGATCAGTGAGTACTACCTCACCGGCTATAGCCTGGGGGCGCTGGACGCAGCGTTCGTCAGCAAGCTGGACGAAACCCGCCAGAGCTTCAAGTTCAAGCGCGTGCTGCTGCTCAACCCGCCAGTCAACCTGTACACCTCGGTCACCAACCTGGACAAACTGGTGCAAACCCGGGTCAAGGGCATCGACAAGAGCACCACCTTCTACGAACTGATGCTGGAAAAGCTCACCCGCTACTTCCAGGACAAGGGCTACATCGACCTCAACGACGCCCTGCTGTACGACTTCCAGAAGTCCCGCGAGCACCTGTCCAACGAGCAGATGGCCATGCTCATCGGCACCTCGTTCCGCTTCTCGGCAGCCGACATCGCCTTCACCTCCGACCTGATCAACCGCCGCGGCCTGATCATCCCGCCGAAGCTGCCTATCACCGAGGGCAGCAGCCTGGAGCCGTTCTTCAAGCGCGCCCTGCAATGCGACTTCGACTGCTACATCACCGAGCAGGTGATACCGATGTGGCGTGCGCGTACCGATGGCAACAGCGTGTTGCAACTGATCGACCAGGTCAGCCTCTACGCGCTGGAAGACTACCTGCGCAACAGCCCGAAGATCGCCGTGATGCACAACGCCGACGACGTGATCCTCGGCCCCGGCGATATCGGTTTCCTGCGCCGGGTGTTCGGCGACCGTCTCACGCTCTACCCCCATGGCGGCCATTGCGGCAACCTCAACTACCGCGTCAACAGCGACGCCATGCTGGAGTTCTTCCGTGGTTAA
- a CDS encoding beta-1,6-glucan synthase: MLRTTYLLACLFALTCLGALWYGLGKPVHLPDAASPTHKLQCASYTPFDKDQSPFDQPFRLRPARMDADLALLAERFQCIRTYSMTGLEAIPALARKHGLKVMLGAWVNANPVDTDKEIDLLIAAANANPDVVSAVIVGNEALLRKEVTGERLAALIGKVKSQVSVPVTYADVWEFWLQHPQVAPAVDFLTIHLLPYWEDDPRGIDAALAHVAEVRQVFGNRFAPKDILIGETGWPSEGRQRETAVPSRVNEARFIRGFVALAEANGWHYNLIEAFDQPWKRASEGAVGGYWGLYDADRQDKGVLEGPVSNLALWPQWLLASVLLMLATLALAGRPANARAALLLPLLAALGTGSLGLWGELMRTNARFAGEWLWAEALTGLNLLVLAQGALALARREGWRQRLFAWLERNGGTWLLAAGFAAAVSMLAMVFDPRYRSFPSAALLLPAVVYLLRPVAARRAEVALLTFIVGAGIAPQLFQEGLSNQQAWGWAVVSVMMTGALWRSLRLRKV; the protein is encoded by the coding sequence ATGCTCCGCACGACCTACCTGCTTGCCTGTCTGTTTGCCCTCACCTGCCTTGGCGCCCTCTGGTATGGCCTGGGCAAGCCGGTGCACCTGCCTGATGCGGCCAGCCCGACGCACAAGCTGCAGTGCGCCTCCTACACCCCGTTCGACAAGGACCAATCGCCGTTCGACCAACCGTTCCGCCTGCGCCCGGCGCGCATGGACGCCGATCTGGCGCTGCTGGCCGAGCGCTTCCAGTGCATCCGTACCTACTCGATGACCGGCCTGGAAGCGATCCCGGCACTGGCGCGCAAGCATGGCCTGAAGGTGATGCTCGGTGCCTGGGTCAATGCCAACCCGGTGGACACCGACAAGGAGATCGACCTGCTGATCGCCGCGGCCAACGCCAACCCGGACGTGGTCAGCGCGGTGATCGTCGGTAACGAGGCGCTGCTGCGCAAGGAGGTGACCGGCGAGCGCCTGGCGGCACTGATAGGCAAGGTGAAAAGCCAGGTGAGCGTGCCGGTGACCTACGCCGATGTCTGGGAGTTCTGGCTGCAGCACCCGCAGGTGGCGCCGGCGGTGGACTTCCTCACCATCCACCTGCTGCCCTACTGGGAGGATGACCCGCGCGGCATCGACGCGGCGCTGGCCCATGTGGCCGAGGTGCGCCAGGTATTCGGTAACCGCTTCGCGCCCAAGGACATCCTGATCGGCGAGACCGGCTGGCCCAGCGAGGGACGCCAGCGCGAGACAGCCGTGCCCAGCCGGGTCAACGAAGCGCGCTTCATTCGCGGCTTCGTGGCCCTGGCCGAAGCCAATGGCTGGCACTACAACCTGATCGAAGCCTTCGACCAACCGTGGAAGCGCGCCAGCGAAGGCGCCGTTGGCGGCTACTGGGGCCTGTACGACGCCGACCGCCAGGACAAGGGCGTGCTCGAAGGGCCGGTCAGCAACCTGGCGCTGTGGCCGCAATGGTTGCTGGCCAGCGTGCTGCTGATGCTGGCCACCCTGGCCCTGGCCGGGCGCCCGGCCAATGCCCGCGCCGCCTTGCTGCTACCGCTGCTGGCAGCCCTGGGCACCGGTAGCCTGGGGTTATGGGGCGAACTGATGCGCACCAATGCTCGTTTTGCCGGGGAATGGCTGTGGGCCGAGGCCCTTACCGGGCTGAACCTGCTGGTGCTGGCCCAGGGCGCGCTGGCCCTGGCCCGACGCGAGGGTTGGCGCCAACGGTTGTTCGCCTGGCTCGAGCGCAATGGCGGCACCTGGTTGCTGGCGGCAGGGTTTGCCGCGGCGGTGAGCATGCTGGCGATGGTGTTCGACCCACGCTATCGCAGCTTCCCCAGCGCGGCGCTGCTGCTGCCGGCAGTGGTGTACCTGCTGCGGCCCGTGGCTGCGCGGCGGGCGGAGGTAGCATTGCTGACGTTCATTGTCGGGGCTGGTATTGCGCCGCAGCTGTTCCAGGAGGGGTTGAGCAATCAGCAAGCCTGGGGGTGGGCAGTGGTCAGCGTGATGATGACCGGTGCATTGTGGCGCAGCCTGCGTTTGCGCAAGGTGTGA
- a CDS encoding glycine betaine ABC transporter substrate-binding protein, whose amino-acid sequence MSMRRFLGVGTALVLAMSTAQAMAKEVSIGYVDGWSDSVATTNVAAEVIRQKLGYDVKLQAVATGIMWQGVATGKLDAMLSAWLPVTHGEYWAKNKDSVVDYGPNFKDAKIGLIVPEYVKANSIEDLKTDQSFKQKIVGIDAGSGVMLKTEQAIKDYDLTGYKLTASSGAAMTAELGRSYAKNQSIAVTGWVPHWMFAKWKLKFLEDPKGVYGAAETVNSIGSKELAGKAPEVAEFLKKFQWQSKDEIGEVMLAIQEGAKPEAAAKDWVAKHPERVKEWTGK is encoded by the coding sequence ATGAGTATGCGACGTTTCCTGGGGGTGGGCACCGCCCTGGTATTGGCCATGAGCACTGCGCAGGCAATGGCCAAAGAAGTGAGCATCGGTTACGTGGATGGTTGGTCCGACAGTGTGGCGACCACCAACGTGGCCGCCGAAGTCATCAGGCAGAAGCTCGGTTACGACGTGAAGCTGCAGGCCGTGGCCACCGGGATCATGTGGCAGGGCGTGGCCACCGGCAAGCTCGACGCCATGCTTTCTGCCTGGCTGCCGGTCACCCATGGTGAGTACTGGGCCAAGAACAAGGACAGCGTCGTCGACTACGGGCCCAACTTCAAGGATGCCAAGATCGGCCTGATCGTCCCCGAGTACGTCAAGGCCAACAGCATCGAGGACCTCAAGACCGATCAGAGCTTCAAACAGAAGATCGTCGGTATCGACGCAGGCTCCGGGGTGATGCTCAAGACCGAGCAGGCGATCAAGGACTATGACTTGACTGGCTACAAGCTGACCGCCAGTTCCGGTGCGGCGATGACCGCTGAACTGGGGCGCTCGTATGCCAAGAATCAATCCATCGCGGTGACCGGTTGGGTACCGCACTGGATGTTCGCCAAGTGGAAGCTGAAGTTCCTCGAAGACCCCAAAGGCGTGTATGGCGCCGCGGAGACGGTCAATAGCATCGGCAGCAAGGAACTGGCGGGCAAGGCCCCGGAAGTGGCCGAGTTCCTGAAGAAGTTCCAATGGCAGTCGAAGGATGAGATCGGCGAGGTGATGCTGGCGATTCAGGAAGGCGCCAAGCCCGAAGCGGCGGCCAAGGACTGGGTGGCCAAGCATCCGGAGCGGGTCAAGGAGTGGACCGGCAAGTAG
- a CDS encoding DUF485 domain-containing protein yields MNDSIYQSIQNSPRFKELVTKRERFAWILSAIMLGLYCAFILLIAYGPHVLGTKLSPDSSITWGIPLGVGLILSAFVLTAIYVRRANGEFDELNKAILEEAKQ; encoded by the coding sequence ATGAACGACAGCATTTATCAATCGATACAGAACAGTCCACGCTTCAAGGAACTGGTCACCAAACGCGAGCGCTTCGCCTGGATTCTCTCGGCGATCATGCTCGGCCTCTACTGCGCCTTCATCCTCCTCATCGCCTATGGCCCGCACGTGCTGGGCACCAAGCTCAGCCCCGATTCGTCGATCACCTGGGGCATTCCCCTGGGCGTCGGCCTGATCCTCTCGGCGTTCGTGCTCACCGCCATCTACGTGCGTCGCGCCAACGGCGAATTCGATGAGTTGAACAAGGCGATCCTCGAGGAGGCCAAGCAATGA